Below is a genomic region from Ancylomarina subtilis.
GTAAAGTCAGAGAAGGAAGAGAGTCGAATTGAAAAGTAATATATGAGTCGTTTTTTGAATTTTCACGATAATTCGACATTTAGCTTGTCACTATCAAATTCCACACAAGATTTAGGAGGAATTGGATGAAAATATCTCAAAAAAGAATAGACCTTAACTACAAATACAAACCTTTATGAACTTTCAACCAAGCTATTAACTCTACTTGTTTGGTTTTCTGTTTTAGAACAGTTCTTAATAAACATGTTCTATAACAGTGGGTAAAGGTAATGATTACCGGAACTTAGGCAAGAAAATGAAAAAAAATTTTCGGGAAAAGTGCAAAGGTTTGCAAAAGAGAAAGAGTTGGCTTTTAAAAACTAGTTTTTGAGAAACAAAAAAAGGCCGCACAAGGCGGCCTTTCTAAATTATCAAGATTCGAAATTAACTATCGTAACCTGGATTTTGTTTCATATTAGGATTGGCATCCAATTCAATTCTAGGAATTGGTTGAACAATCTTATGAAAAGACATTTCAATTGTCTTATTTAGTGTTCCCCAATAATCGCTACCTCTAACAATAGTCATATTATTACGAACTAAGTCAAAAAATCTATGACCTTCCGAAACTAACTCTAAACGTCTTTCTTCAAGAACTGAACTCAAAGTAATATTTGCAGCTGTTACCGTAGGAATATCAGTTAAATGATTAAATAGGATTGTAGTTCCGTCAGTATCAAGAACATCCTCTGTTGGATAAGCTCTTTCAATTACAGCATTCAAATAATTTGCAGCTTTAGTTTTATCTGTACCTAAAGCAGCTTCAGCAGCAATTAAATAAACCTCAGACAGACGGATAACACGAGTATTCGTAGTGTAAGCAGGTTGATCTGGTTTTCCAGGGAATTTAAGAATACGTCCCATTCTGTCACCTTTTTCATCAGAACTCAGCTCATCTTTAGCTAGTAACTGACTTCTAACATCATAAGGGGCAGCCTGTAGTTTAGCAATAAAATCATCAGATGCTGCAAACTGACCATATCCGTTAGGATCTGATAAATATCCTACAGTCTCATAGCCTCCACCTGTATCTTCAGAAGAGTTTACTAGTTCGAATAAAGACTCAGACATACCATTGGCAGCCCACTCAGAAATGTATTTATCGCGAGGCATTAATTTTATACCTGAATTGTTGATTACTTCCTCAGCATAAGTTAATGCATTAGCCATATCACCTTTATAAAGGTATACTCTAGCCAAAATAGCTTGAGCAGCAGCCTTATTAATATGGCCTAGATTGACATCTTTTTTCAAAAGAGAAATACCTTCTTTTAAGTCAGAAATAACTTGTGTATAAACCTCCTCAACTGTATTTCTAGCAGGTTTAGCATCAAACTGAACTACGTCAGTTACAATTGGTACACCAAGTGCTGCAGGACCTCCTGCATGAGTGTAAGCCTTACCAAAAGTCTTAACTAAATCAAAGTGAATAAGCCCTCTTAATGCTAAAGCTTGTCCTTTAATATCATTTCTTGCAGCAATCTCATCATCACCTTCAACAGCAATATCATCAATAACAGCCATTAAAGCTGCAGTATTTTTTAGAGCCTCATAAGGACGCTCCCACATAGTTGCATCAGAACTTTCTGTATAAAAAGAATAATCATAGTAGGTGTCTAAACGACCTGACTGAGTCACTCTCATATCATCAGCCATAACATCAAAGTTACAGATATAATCACCATTATAGTACTCGTCATCAGTCATCTGATTATAAATACCATCAACTGCATATTGTGCCTGACTAACATTCTGTACACTTCCCTCAGAAGATAACTTATCACTTGGATTCTCGTCTAACCAAGACTCCGAGCAAGATGCATTAAACAGACCTAGACCTACTAATGCGTATATAAATTTATTTTTCATTTTAATCAAAATTATTTGTTAAAAACTAACGTTAACACCGAAAGTAACAGTTTTCACTGTAGGAATTTCATAAGTAGTAGACCCATGAACAGGCTGTTCAACATCAACTACATCCTGAGAACTGAATGTTAACAAGTTGGTTCCAGTACAGTAAAATTTAACATTAGATAAAGACAATTTATTAACCACTTCAGAAGGCAAGTTATACCCTAGAGTTAATGACTTTAATCTTAAGTAATCATTTTCTAAAAGACGTCGAGAAGAATTCCAATTAGACTTAGTATCAGCTCCCCAGTAACGTTTAGGATTAGGTGATTTATCACCTGGTTTTTGCCATCTATCTAGTTGGGTTTTCATAATTCCTGAATAATCAGTATTACCATCAGACTCCATTGTCGCAGTCGCTGAATTATAAATATCACCTCCAATTGAGAAATTCAATAAGAAACTCAAGTTGAAGCCTTTATAAGAGAAGCTATTGTTAATACCTCCAGTCAAGTCTGGATCAGCTTTACCTACAATAGTTTTAGCTGCCTCAGAAGGATTTTCAGTAACCTTATATGTACCATCATCATTCTTAACTCGATGACCATCTTCTATAATATACCATTGAGCGGCACCATTAGCAGAATTCACTCCAGCCCAATCTCTCAAATAGAAAGAATTATAAGCTTCCCCTTCTTTTCTGATATATGGGAAATCAAAAATTGCTTCACCATTATTCATTTTGGTAATTTCATTGGAATAATGAGACATGTTAAAAGAAACATCCCATTTCAATTCTGAATCACGAAGTACATCAGCATTGAATGTGAATTCCCAACCCTTATTTTCCATTTCACCAATGTTTTGCCACATATCTTCAAAACCTGTTACTCTAGAAAGAGGTACTTCCATTAACATAGATTCAGTAGTTTTAACAAAATATTCGAAACCACCAGAATATCTATCCATAAAACGGAAATCTATACCAAGATTTAAATTTTTACTTTCTTCCCAAGATAAATTAGGATTAGCAACTTGAGAATAATCTAAAGCAGGCTGAAAGTTGTATGCTTCAACTGCATAAAGTCCCATATGACCATACCAATCGTCAGGAAGTGTACCATTTGTACCATAAGAGGCACGTAATTTCAGGTCATCCAACCAATCAAGATCAGATAAAAACGCCTCTTCAGAAGCTCTCCATGATCCTGATACAGACCAGAAATTAGCCCAACGCTCATCAGTTCCCAATTTAGAAGAACCATCACGACGAATACTAGCCGATGCATAATACCTGTTCATGAAATCATAATCAACTTTAGCCAAATAAGAAAGTAGCTTGGCTGTGTCGTCATATCCAGAAGTTCCATTAGGTTTTGCAGCTGCATTATTAACTTTCAAACCAACTGGCACATTATACCCCTCAGCAGTCATTGAAAAACGGTTCTCTTCTTCTATTTCGTAACCAGCTAAAACATTAAAATGGTGATCTTCATTTATTGTTTTATCAAAAGTTAAAATATTAGATGATGTCATCACCTTTCTCTTTCGGTTGTTTTGCCAAACCTCACCCTTATTTCCTTCACCGGCACGAGATTCGGGAGAAGAATAGCTCAAGTTATCAGTATTAATCCAATCGTAAGCAAAAGTAGACTTAAAGGTCAAACCTTCAACAATTTTATATTGTACTGATGAATTAATACTGTTTCTCCAAGTCTCAGAAGAACGCTCATTTAAACTAAACTCTCTAGCCATGTTATAAAATCCAAACTCTGACTGTTTAGTCATACTTCCATCAGCATTATAAATCTTATCTGTTGGCAACAAGAAAATACGAGCAGAAGCAAATGGGTTAGCATAATAAGAACCACCTAAGGCAATATTTTGCTTAACAGAACCAAAAGATAGGTTAGTAGTGAAAGTTAATTTATCATTAAGGTTATGAGTAAGATTAACACGACCAGTGATTCGTTCCATGTCAGAATTCTTAGCTACTCCATCAGTTTGGTTAGCAGAAATTGAAGCAAAGAAAGTTGTTTTCTCAGTACCACCCGAAGCAGATAATTCATAGTTATGAATTTCACCCTTTCTTAACAAAGCATCATCCCAATCAGAAAACTTACCATCTGCAGGTGTTGGATAATACTCAGCCATATTGGCATCAACATAATCAGTAACAGCCGTCCCCTTTAATCCCTTTTTATCAATGGCAGTATTGGTCATAGCCTCACGCTGAAGCATAATAAAATCCTCACCGCTTACGGTTTCGTAATTATCCATTGCCAAGTCAGTGATACCATGGGAAGTACTGAAATTAATTTTTGTTTTCCCTGATTTACCCTGCTTTGTAGTAATCACAATTACACCATTTGCAGCACGAGATCCATAAAGAGAAGAAGCAGCCGCATCTTTCAAAACAGTAACAGAAGCAATATCTGCAGGGTTGATTGTCGAAAGTGGAGTCATTGTCTCTCCCTCTTCACCTGTTTGTTTCATACCTGTTGAAGATGTCGTTACTGGTACACCATCAATTACGTATAAAGGATTCTGGTTAGCAGAAAAAGAACCAATACCACGAATACGAATCTCTGAAGAAGCACCTGGTTGACCAGAGGCACTTGAAACCTGAAGTCCTGGAACATTTCCTGATAAAGCTTTCTCGAAAGAAGTCACAGGCGTACTAGTCATTTTTTCAGCATCAACTGATGCAGCAGAACCGGTAAAACTTGACTTCTTTGTTACTCCATAAGCAACAACCATAACCTCGTCCATACCAATAGACTCAGACTCCATTACCAAATTAATGACATCTGTATTGGCTAGCAATTCAGTAGTTTTCATTCCTACGAATGAGAAAACAAGAGTTTGTCCTTCTTCTGGAACAGAAATGGTGTACTTTCCATCAAAATCGGTAGTTGTACCAATAGTTGTACCTTTGATAATTACAGAAACTCCAGGAATTGATAGTCCATCATCAGCTGATGTCACAATACCTGAAACTTCTCGACCTTGAGCCATAAGACTCTGTAGCCCTATAAGACATAGGACTAACATCGAAAATAGATTTTTTTTCATGAATTTTTAGTTAGTGGTTAATTCTATTATTCGATTTACATTAACAAAAATGCTAACATAAATCATTCCTTATACGCTAAAAAACAATTTACTAAACCATCCAAAGTCCCTAGTTCCGGACAATTCAGCACTTTCGTGAACAAAGTTTTATTTTTAAGCGAAGCCAAAAGTGTAAAAAAAACTTAAACCAACAAACTAAAATCACTCTATTAAAAACAGTAACATATTTCTCAAAAGAAATCACATTACTTAATAGAAAAATAAACAAGGCTCATAAAAATATGAATTATGAAACACATCATGTGTAATGCATACAAACATAATCATCACCTAACTTATTAAACAAAGGCTTTGTAAATTCTTATTTTCACATTTATTAACAATATATTCATCAAACGACACAGCTGTATATTATGTAATATAACAAGTGATAATATTGCTATATAATATTACTCACGTGTTTTATGACATATCATTAAATAACAAAAAATATTATTTTTTATCTCTAACAGAATTCGCAAGTATAACTGACCAGAAAAATATTATGATTGGATCTACTGCAATAATTTAAGCTTTGAGTAAAAAATAAAAAAGGCTGTCCCAATAGGCAGCCTTAAATAAAAAGAATTAAATAATTCTAGTGAGAGTCTTCAGACAAAGAGGAGATCTTCATTAAGATCTCCTCATTTTTTTTATAAAAATAGGTATAGAATCTATAAATGAATATGTTTTTTATTAAGATAATCAATAAACTGAATCAAGCTATTTTCATTCCTTGGATTCATTTTGGTTTCGTTAATATAATTATAAACAAAAGTATTATGCTTAAACTGTCTCTTTAGTTTTTTTCTTGTTTTTTGCAATTGAGCTATTTTATTATCAGCATACAAATAGTAATATTTCTTTTTAACTATTTGTGGTTTTTTACTTCCAACATCCATCTGAATATTATAATTTGAACTTCTCAACTTAGTCTCATATCTACAAAGTAATGAATTATCAGAATCAACTATAATTTTATAAAACCCTTTTATTTCAGACTTAATAAATTGTTCAGTTACAAAAACTGAATGAGATTTAGGATAAACAACACATTTGATACTAAAAGTAGGTAATACCTTAATGCCATCTTTACATTTTACTTCAAGCATATTATTTCCAAGATCAATTCGTGTATCAAGACCTTTCATCACCATATTGTCGTTTTGAAAATAAATATCAGTCTTGTTCCATACCGAATCAAGAAAAAACGAACCTTTAACATGCTTAGAGTAGGCAACATCATCAATTTCTGAATTATTTTTAATTTTCCCTCTTAGACTATGAAACGTAAGAATATCAGCATCACTCCGAAAAGATTGACCAAAACTAGAGTGACAAAACAAGAATAAAAACAGACTTATAATGCAAATTTTTGATTTTAAAAAGCAAAAAGTCTGTTTTACTGACAATAAATAATTTACATTCATCTTTAACATTTTCACATAAAACAATTATTAAAGGTAAATATAAAAATTTCTGGCGAGTATAAATACTATTATAAAATATCAATTTGCATAACAAGTAATATTAAAAGCTGGAGTGAAATACTAGTAATAACAAGGAATCGAAAATTTATAACAACTTGTATAAGTACAGCGCCATTTATCAAATCTGGATCATACTAATGTAAAACTATACATTCTTATATACTCATCGATTTCTAAGAAATGAATTCACGATCCATAAATTCGGAAATTAAAAAAGGGGCACAAGGCCCCTTTTGTAATAAAATCGATATCAAATTGATTATTAGTCATCTTCAGGAAAACCTGTATAACGATTTCCAGAAATAACAACAGTTTCATCTTTTGTTGCATCATGAGCTACATCAACAAACACCCACTCAAACTCTTCCACATCTGGATTAGCTCTATACTCTGTAGGAACAGAAGCACTTTTGAAGTTTACGGTACCACTGTACAATACAACCTTCATATAGATGCTATCCGCAACATTACCAGCTTCAGTAGTCATTCCTTTTGGTAAAATCTTACCTTCAGTAATAGCAGCTTTAATATACCAAGTTTCAGGAGATGCTGTTTGATCCAATCCTGTTGGAGCCGTTTCAGGCTTAGCATCAGCAATTGCATTTTCATTTAAAGCTAAATCAGCAAAATCAATCGATTTTGATTTAAAGTTAGAGAAATCACCATCTAATGAAAATTTAGATCTCAACTCTATTGTTCCATTATGATCGTCAATGATAACTTCATTCTCTACATTAGCAGCTGTATTATAAATTTCGATCATATCATGATGAACATTGCCATCAACATCAGTAAGATCAACAACATAAGTACCTGAATAATCAAGAACAGCACTGTCCCAAATTTCAATGTCATCGTTACAAGCAGTCAATCCAATAAGACCTACCACAAGTATATATAATAATTTCTTCATATTATTCCTCTTTCATTTTCATGTTTACATAAAAAACCATACCAGCATATCCAGCTTCCCAATAAATCGTATTATCAGCAGGAGTATATGCAGCGTTATCTAAAGCACTTAAGGAGTCACCCCATCCTGGAACCAAACTAGAAAGTATAGCTATTGAATTATCCTCTTTCAATTGAATATAACCAGACGCAGCATATCTATCACCATAACCAACATGGTCAGAATAATATCCCCCAATTAAATTAGATACACTAAAAAATCCAGGTGCGATTTGTTTAATTACAACTTCAGTTTCAGAATAGTCTGTTCTTACACCTTTACGGATTCTATGTGTACCTTCCTGAGTTACATATGTTCCAGAGATATCAGTAGTAATAGACATATCTGCAACAATCACTTCACGCTCAAGCGAAATAGTTTCTCCATTAGGAATCGTGTAAGAATACTCAACCATATACAATCCTACCGTATTAGGATCAACAGCTCCTTCAACTACAACTTTATCAGTTACGTCAGATCCAGCATAAATTGCCTTATATCCTGGTTCACTATAAGGATCACCTAACTGAACTATTAAATTTGATCCCTCTGTCAAATCAAGACTATACTCTACCGAAATATCTTCAGTATCATATTCATCACAAGCTGTAAAGAAGCATAGCGATGAAATTATAGCCCATAACATTATATATTTT
It encodes:
- a CDS encoding RagB/SusD family nutrient uptake outer membrane protein, which codes for MKNKFIYALVGLGLFNASCSESWLDENPSDKLSSEGSVQNVSQAQYAVDGIYNQMTDDEYYNGDYICNFDVMADDMRVTQSGRLDTYYDYSFYTESSDATMWERPYEALKNTAALMAVIDDIAVEGDDEIAARNDIKGQALALRGLIHFDLVKTFGKAYTHAGGPAALGVPIVTDVVQFDAKPARNTVEEVYTQVISDLKEGISLLKKDVNLGHINKAAAQAILARVYLYKGDMANALTYAEEVINNSGIKLMPRDKYISEWAANGMSESLFELVNSSEDTGGGYETVGYLSDPNGYGQFAASDDFIAKLQAAPYDVRSQLLAKDELSSDEKGDRMGRILKFPGKPDQPAYTTNTRVIRLSEVYLIAAEAALGTDKTKAANYLNAVIERAYPTEDVLDTDGTTILFNHLTDIPTVTAANITLSSVLEERRLELVSEGHRFFDLVRNNMTIVRGSDYWGTLNKTIEMSFHKIVQPIPRIELDANPNMKQNPGYDS
- a CDS encoding SusC/RagA family TonB-linked outer membrane protein — translated: MKKNLFSMLVLCLIGLQSLMAQGREVSGIVTSADDGLSIPGVSVIIKGTTIGTTTDFDGKYTISVPEEGQTLVFSFVGMKTTELLANTDVINLVMESESIGMDEVMVVAYGVTKKSSFTGSAASVDAEKMTSTPVTSFEKALSGNVPGLQVSSASGQPGASSEIRIRGIGSFSANQNPLYVIDGVPVTTSSTGMKQTGEEGETMTPLSTINPADIASVTVLKDAAASSLYGSRAANGVIVITTKQGKSGKTKINFSTSHGITDLAMDNYETVSGEDFIMLQREAMTNTAIDKKGLKGTAVTDYVDANMAEYYPTPADGKFSDWDDALLRKGEIHNYELSASGGTEKTTFFASISANQTDGVAKNSDMERITGRVNLTHNLNDKLTFTTNLSFGSVKQNIALGGSYYANPFASARIFLLPTDKIYNADGSMTKQSEFGFYNMAREFSLNERSSETWRNSINSSVQYKIVEGLTFKSTFAYDWINTDNLSYSSPESRAGEGNKGEVWQNNRKRKVMTSSNILTFDKTINEDHHFNVLAGYEIEEENRFSMTAEGYNVPVGLKVNNAAAKPNGTSGYDDTAKLLSYLAKVDYDFMNRYYASASIRRDGSSKLGTDERWANFWSVSGSWRASEEAFLSDLDWLDDLKLRASYGTNGTLPDDWYGHMGLYAVEAYNFQPALDYSQVANPNLSWEESKNLNLGIDFRFMDRYSGGFEYFVKTTESMLMEVPLSRVTGFEDMWQNIGEMENKGWEFTFNADVLRDSELKWDVSFNMSHYSNEITKMNNGEAIFDFPYIRKEGEAYNSFYLRDWAGVNSANGAAQWYIIEDGHRVKNDDGTYKVTENPSEAAKTIVGKADPDLTGGINNSFSYKGFNLSFLLNFSIGGDIYNSATATMESDGNTDYSGIMKTQLDRWQKPGDKSPNPKRYWGADTKSNWNSSRRLLENDYLRLKSLTLGYNLPSEVVNKLSLSNVKFYCTGTNLLTFSSQDVVDVEQPVHGSTTYEIPTVKTVTFGVNVSF
- a CDS encoding lipid-binding protein, whose amino-acid sequence is MKKLLYILVVGLIGLTACNDDIEIWDSAVLDYSGTYVVDLTDVDGNVHHDMIEIYNTAANVENEVIIDDHNGTIELRSKFSLDGDFSNFKSKSIDFADLALNENAIADAKPETAPTGLDQTASPETWYIKAAITEGKILPKGMTTEAGNVADSIYMKVVLYSGTVNFKSASVPTEYRANPDVEEFEWVFVDVAHDATKDETVVISGNRYTGFPEDD
- a CDS encoding BT_2262 family domain-containing protein codes for the protein MRKYIMLWAIISSLCFFTACDEYDTEDISVEYSLDLTEGSNLIVQLGDPYSEPGYKAIYAGSDVTDKVVVEGAVDPNTVGLYMVEYSYTIPNGETISLEREVIVADMSITTDISGTYVTQEGTHRIRKGVRTDYSETEVVIKQIAPGFFSVSNLIGGYYSDHVGYGDRYAASGYIQLKEDNSIAILSSLVPGWGDSLSALDNAAYTPADNTIYWEAGYAGMVFYVNMKMKEE